One window of Silvimonas iriomotensis genomic DNA carries:
- a CDS encoding SMR family transporter, giving the protein MKALEFVLILIGVLLNAGAQLALKAGVRGIGHFEFSAANAVPIGWQLATNPYIITGLSCYVISVVVWIMALSRVEVSVAYPMLSIGYVVNAVLAWQLFGEALTTQRVAGIGIIIVGVFLIARS; this is encoded by the coding sequence ATGAAAGCACTTGAATTCGTATTGATCCTGATTGGCGTGTTGCTCAATGCCGGCGCCCAGCTTGCGCTCAAAGCCGGCGTGCGCGGCATTGGCCATTTCGAGTTTTCTGCCGCCAACGCCGTGCCCATTGGCTGGCAACTGGCCACCAACCCGTACATCATTACGGGTTTGTCCTGCTACGTAATCAGCGTGGTGGTCTGGATCATGGCGCTGTCGCGCGTTGAAGTCAGCGTGGCCTATCCGATGCTGTCGATCGGCTATGTTGTCAACGCCGTGCTCGCCTGGCAGTTATTTGGTGAGGCCCTGACCACCCAGCGCGTGGCAGGCATTGGCATCATCATTGTTGGCGTTTTCCTGATTGCCCGGAGTTAA